In Bordetella genomosp. 11, the sequence CGACCACGCGCGACCAATCCCATGTGAAGGACTTCGGCGCCGCGCCTTCGTTCCGCTTCGGCATCGGTACGCCGACGGAAGTGACGTTGTCGGCCTTGCTGCAGCATAACGACGACATGGCGGACTACGGCGTGCAGTCGGTCAACGGCCATCCCGCCGGGGTCGGACGCAACACCGCGTATGGCTTCCACGACGATCGCACGATGCAGGATATCGCGATGGTCAATGCATCGGTGCAGCACAAGTTCACGCCCGACGTCGTGCTGCGCAACCAGACCCAGTACAACAACGTGCGTACCGACGCGCGCGAAACCGCGCCGCAGGCCGTCGGCACGCTGGGGCCCAGGGGCTTCCAGCAACTGCCCGCCGGCAACGTCACCGATCTGCCGCTGGATGACCTGTGGATACTGCAGCAAAGCCACGATCGCGTCATCCATGACGAGTCCATCTTCAACCAGACCGAACTCACCACCAAGTTCGACACCGGTTCGGTAAAGCACACCCTGTTGACCGGGATCGAGCTCGGCCACGACCACTACAGCAACCAGGCCTATGCGCGTACCGGTACCTGCGACGGGTTCACGCTGAACAGCGGCTTCGTCGGATGCACGCCGATGGTGGACCCGACACATACCTCGGCGGACCTGCCCGAGGTACCCGGTAATTTCGCCACCGGCTCCGCGAATACGGTCGGCGTCTATGCCAACGATACGATCGAACTGACGCGCCAGTTCAAGCTGGTGGGCGGCCTGCGCTGGGACCGCTACCAAGCCACCGTCACCAACTCCATACCGCGCAGCACCACGCCGGCCGAGGCGGACCAGACCGTGCACTACACCAGCGTGCGCGCGGGCGCGATCTGGCAACCCAGCGACTGGCAGTCCTACTACATCTCGTACGGCACCTCGTTCAATCCCTCGCTGGAGCAACTGACGGCAACGGTGGGGCAGGACGACCTGCAACCCGAAACGAATAGATCGTACGAACTGGGCGGCAAGTGGGACCTGCTGGACGGCAACCTCTCGCTGAACTCGGCGGTCTTCCAGATCAAGAAAGAAAACGCGCGCACGCAGATCAGCCCGGGCGTCTACGAGCTGGACGGCACCGTCCGCGTCAACGGCGTGCGCGCGGGGGCCTCGGGCCACCTGACGAAGCAATGGCAGGTCTACGCCGCCTATACCTACCTGAACGCCGAAATCACCGAAGCGGCGGACGGCACCCAGGGCAACACGCCCGCCAACACGCCGAAGAACACGTTCAACCTATGGACGACATACCAGTTCCTGAAGGACTGGGAAGTGGGCGGCGGCCCGGTGTACACGTCGTCCCGCTATGCCGCCAACACCGATGCGGTGGAGGTCGGCGGCTACACGCGGTGGGACGGCACGGTGGCCTGGCACCAGCCCAAATACGACGTGCGCCTGAACCTGTTCAACATCTTCGACAAGCACTACTACGACGCGCTGATCCCCTCGGACGGCGGGCGCTCGGTGCCCGGCTCGGGCCGTACCGCCATGCTGACCCTTTCGTACCATCTTCAATAGGCCGGCGCGGCCGCCGGATCGACCATGCTGATCACCATACCCAAGGTTCTGAATGCCGTGCAGGTGCGGGCCCTGCGGGATCTGCTGGATAACGCGGGTCCCGCGTGGGTGGACGGCAAGGTCTCGGCCGGCTACCAGGGCGCGGCCGTCAAGTTCAACCAGCAGATCGACGAGCAGTCCGGCGTGGCCCATCGCGTGCAGGACATCGTGCTGGGCGCGGTGGAGCGCAATCCCGCGTTCATCAGCGCGGTACTGCCCAACGTGGCGTATCCGCCCATGGTGAACCGGTACGGCGTGGGCATGACGTTCGGCGCGCACGTGGATGGCGGCGTGCGCATCCATCCGCACACCGGGCGCAAGGTGCGCACCGATGTCTCCATCACGCTGTTCCTGAGCGACGCTTCGGAATATGACGGCGGCGAACTCCAGGTGCACGATACCTATGGCCTGCACAGCGTCAAGCTGGATGCGGGCGACATGGTGGTGTATCCGGCCAGCAGCCTGCACCAGGTCACGCCGATCACGCGGGGCACGCGCCTGGGCTGTTTCTTCTGGGTGCAAAGCCTGGTCCGCGAAGACGCCCGGCGCAGCATGCTGTACGACCTGGACAATGCCATCCAGCGCCTGAACCAGACCCAGGGCGACCCCGTCGCGCGCAGCAAATTGGTGGGTTGTTATCACAACCTGCTGCGGGAATGGAGCGAGACCTGAGCGTGGCGGCCCATGCTACGCGACCCTTGGCACGAAGGGGGAGCCTTTCCGAGCCGCTAGACGGGGGTTGACTCCGACCTATGACTTTCCTATCATGTTCTAACGCGTTAAATTCCACGCGTTATAACGGCTGCGCGGCATATGGGCGCATGCCGATGGAGGGCATCTCGACGCTGTCGGGAAGTTTTGGAAAAAGTCCCCTCCCAAAATGTCCCTACCACCCTGAAAGACGGGTGCGCTGTGGTTAACCGTCTTTGCAACGAAGGGGTAGCGTTATTGCGGCGCGGGTCTTGGGCCTTCCGTAAAGGTCCGAATTGCATGAGAAGGAGAATGCCATGTCTGAAACTTTGGAGCACGTCATCACGCGGCTGACACTCCGCAAAATCGGGAATTCACAGGGCGTCCTGTTTCCTAAGTCTCTTCTTGA encodes:
- a CDS encoding TonB-dependent receptor produces the protein MKQLTPIAAAVLAVFACPVPVYAQAATAAPTSSAATPVTTLGTVQVNGAAPSDDFNTQQSSLPRLGVDLHDVPQSVTVVNKALMQSQGANSLQDALRNVAGITLGAAEGGTIGNNINLNGFSARTDIYLDGFRDRGQYYRDTFDLDEVEVLMGPSSMLFGRGSTGGIINQVSKKPKLADFTDVSASVTTNGLTRSTVDTNMQLSDTSAFRFNGMAQNGDATTRDQSHVKDFGAAPSFRFGIGTPTEVTLSALLQHNDDMADYGVQSVNGHPAGVGRNTAYGFHDDRTMQDIAMVNASVQHKFTPDVVLRNQTQYNNVRTDARETAPQAVGTLGPRGFQQLPAGNVTDLPLDDLWILQQSHDRVIHDESIFNQTELTTKFDTGSVKHTLLTGIELGHDHYSNQAYARTGTCDGFTLNSGFVGCTPMVDPTHTSADLPEVPGNFATGSANTVGVYANDTIELTRQFKLVGGLRWDRYQATVTNSIPRSTTPAEADQTVHYTSVRAGAIWQPSDWQSYYISYGTSFNPSLEQLTATVGQDDLQPETNRSYELGGKWDLLDGNLSLNSAVFQIKKENARTQISPGVYELDGTVRVNGVRAGASGHLTKQWQVYAAYTYLNAEITEAADGTQGNTPANTPKNTFNLWTTYQFLKDWEVGGGPVYTSSRYAANTDAVEVGGYTRWDGTVAWHQPKYDVRLNLFNIFDKHYYDALIPSDGGRSVPGSGRTAMLTLSYHLQ
- a CDS encoding Fe2+-dependent dioxygenase — protein: MLITIPKVLNAVQVRALRDLLDNAGPAWVDGKVSAGYQGAAVKFNQQIDEQSGVAHRVQDIVLGAVERNPAFISAVLPNVAYPPMVNRYGVGMTFGAHVDGGVRIHPHTGRKVRTDVSITLFLSDASEYDGGELQVHDTYGLHSVKLDAGDMVVYPASSLHQVTPITRGTRLGCFFWVQSLVREDARRSMLYDLDNAIQRLNQTQGDPVARSKLVGCYHNLLREWSET